A region from the Gossypium hirsutum isolate 1008001.06 chromosome A08, Gossypium_hirsutum_v2.1, whole genome shotgun sequence genome encodes:
- the LOC107950609 gene encoding pentatricopeptide repeat-containing protein At1g63330: MGIWSYSKLCFLQSGLLRQIVVHHKKRLLRVYYASSSALLMEDYDFDCIAKVESDNNEVGEFQVPEKRFKFCRNPSLFPIVVRVFKSLNWCAARKISFHNAVKMYGFDHSIYAFRIIIHIFAMTGMQMEAHALLRDIVCYYKGVKNDVFELLPYLLDSPEHVHRSTSVFNVLIKVFASNLMVENAVDVFVEAKTIGIELSIMSCNFLLKCLLEANRGEFMRSLFEEMKNSGPSPNVYTYTIMMNFYCKGYYGRGADIEQATKLMEEMERDGINPSVVTYRTYICGICRVGHVESALDFIRDLRSGNQPINSFCYNAVIYGFCQKGEPYEASKVLEEMRSCGILPDVHSYSILIDGFCKRGDFVKVFNFIDEMKHNDMKPSIVTYTSLFDGLCKSGLADVSLNLFRNFCTSGYEFDLVAYSVLLKGLCLQGDLDSAMELFNEMINNGLIPTANSFNRLIHGFCKMGPLDKALELFNIMLQSGVLPTVFTFNVIIDGYCSAGHLEEALKLINEMHELGFFPNSYTYNGIIKRLCKQSSVEKAWELLPQMLKKDILHDAPYDIILDGFAKQLNPKKAMMLYTRMLKLGVTPTIFTYTILINLFCQSGNMYEAWNLFMDLLGRGLIPDTIFYTTIIDGFCRVGDMRKACALFREMPQKGCSPNVVTYTCLINGFCNVHCMDVVNLLISEMKKQDINPDVVTYTALIAGFRRLGNADRALELFTEMIRNDILPDYAAYRHAFT; this comes from the coding sequence ATGGGTATTTGGTCTTACTCAAAATTATGTTTCCTTCAATCTGGTTTGCTTCGACAAATTGTTGTTCACCATAAGAAACGTCTTTTAAGGGTGTATTATGCTTCCTCATCTGCATTGTTAATGGAAGACTATGACTTTGATTGCATTGCCAAGGTTGAAAGTGATAATAATGAAGTTGGGGAATTCCAAGTTCCTGAGAAGAGGTTCAAATTTTGTAGAAACCCCAGTCTTTTTCCCATAGTTGTTAGGGTATTTAAATCATTGAATTGGTGTGCTGCAAGGAAAATTAGCTTTCATAATGCTGTAAAGATGTATGGATTTGATCATTCAATATATGCTTTTCGGATCATTATTCATATATTTGCTATGACAGGGATGCAGATGGAAGCACATGCGTTGCTTAGAGATATTGTTTGTTACTATAAAGGAGTTAAGAATGATGTGTTTGAATTATTACCATATCTGTTAGATTCACCTGAGCATGTCCATAGATCAACTAGTGTCTTTAATGTGCTCATTAAGGTGTTTGCATCCAATTTGATGGTTGAGAATGCTGTAGATGTTTTCGTGGAGGCTAAAACAATTGGGATTGAACTAAGTATTATGTCATGCAACTTCTTGCTAAAGTGTTTACTAGAAGCAAATAGAGGGGAATTTATGAGAAGTCTGTTTGAAGAAATGAAGAACTCTGGGCCATCACCTAATGTTTACACCTATACAATTATGATGAACTTTTATTGCAAAGGATATTATGGGAGGGGAGCAGACATCGAACAGGCAACTAAACTTATGGAGGAGATGGAAAGAGATGGAATAAATCCATCTGTTGTAACATACAGAACATATATTTGCGGGATATGTAGAGTTGGTCATGTTGAATCTGCTCTAGATTTCATTCGGGATTTGAGATCTGGAAACCAGCCTATCAATAGCTTCTGTTATAATGCTGTTATTTACGGGTTTTGCCAAAAAGGTGAACCATATGAAGCTTcaaaggttttggaagaaatgaGGAGTTGTGGAATTTTACCGGATGTTCATAGCTATAGCATTTTGATTGATGGGTTTTGTAAAAGAGGTGATTTtgtgaaagtttttaattttattgatgagATGAAACACAATGACATGAAGCCTTCAATTGTTACTTATACCTCACTGTTTGATGGGCTGTGTAAGAGCGGACTGGCAGATGTTTCACTGAACTTGTTCCGTAATTTTTGTACTTCTGGATATGAGTTTGACCTAGTTGCTTACAGTGTCTTGCTCAAGGGCCTTTGTCTTCAAGGTGATCTGGATTCTGCCATGGAACTTTTTAATGAGATGATCAACAATGGCTTAATTCCTACTGCAAACAGTTTCAACAGGTTGATTCACGGATTCTGTAAGATGGGGCCCTTAGATAAAGCCTTGGAACTTTTTAATATTATGCTGCAAAGTGGTGTCTTACCTACTGTCTTCACTTTCAATGTAATTATTGACGGGTATTGCAGTGCAGGCCATTTGGAGGAAGCTTTGAAACttataaatgaaatgcatgagcTTGGCTTTTTTCCTAACTCCTATACGTATAACGGAATTATTAAGAGGCTATGTAAGCAAAGCAGTGTAGAAAAAGCTTGGGAACTTCTTCCCCAAATGCTTAAGAAGGATATTCTTCATGATGCTCCTTATGACATCATATTAGATGGATTTGCTAAACAGTTGAACCCTAAGAAGGCCATGATGCTGTACACTAGAATGTTAAAGCTTGGGGTCACACCAACTATTTTTACATATACAATTCTTATCAACTTATTCTGCCAGAGTGGAAATATGTATGAAGCATGGAACTTGTTTATGGACTTGCTAGGAAGGGGTTTGATTCCTGATACAATTTTTTATACTACTATTATAGATGGATTTTGTAGAGTTGGAGATATGAGGAAGGCTTGTGCTTTATTTAGAGAAATGCCTCAAAAAGGTTGTTCACCCAATGTTGTTACCTACACCTGTCTAATCAACGGATTTTGCAATGTACATTGTATGGATGTGGTCAACTTGTTAATTTCTGAAATGAAAAAACAAGATATCAACCCTGATGTGGTGACTTATACTGCTTTAATTGCTGGGTTCCGAAGACTTGGCAATGCTGATAGAGCCCTTGAGTTGTTCACTGAAATGATAAGGAATGATATTTTGCCCGATTATGCTGCTTATAGGCATGCCTTCACATGA